In Phragmites australis chromosome 16, lpPhrAust1.1, whole genome shotgun sequence, one DNA window encodes the following:
- the LOC133896516 gene encoding E3 ubiquitin-protein ligase RSL1-like, whose product MAAGSSNAGLVDDFYFAALAHGRNDADASGDDELFPISDEKYAAELQLQEVIMSSALAATASSSVAPRLSSTAATSNNAAASFVSAALVKGECSSAASSSQPSLAATFVFCKICMEAVPPSDAHRASRGCAHAFCGGCLERYIGAKIQDRIAEVSCPEERCGGVLDPELCQGMLPREVFERWGAALCEFMVLGAKRAYCPYEDCSAMMLVDDDGDVRDVAESECLSCRRLFCARCVVAPWHAGVTCDEYDRFGKVDSCREDMMLLEMAKGKKWKRCPRCDFFVEKDQGCLHITCRCGFEFCYGCGQKWGVTHSSCSTA is encoded by the exons ATGGCAGCCGGGTCTTCCAACGCCGGCCTCGTCGACGACTTCTACTTCGCAGCCCTCGCCCACGGGCGGAACGACGCCGACGCCTCCGGAGACGATGAGCTCTTCCCGATATCGGACGAGAAGTACGCCGCGGAGCTCCAGCTACAGGAGGTGATCATGTCCTCCGCCCTTGCGGCCACGGCGAGCTCCTCGGTCGCGCCACGTCTTAGTAGCACAGCTGCCACGAGCAACAACGCAGCAGCATCGTTCGTGTCGGCCGCTCTCGTCAAAGGTGAGTGCTCCTCTGCTGCCTCGTCGTCGCAGCCGTCCCTCGCCGCCACGTTCGTCTTCTGCAAGATCTGCATGGAAGCCGTGCCGCCCTCCGACGCGCACCGCGCCAGCCGTGGCTGCGCGCACGCCTTCTGCGGCGGCTGCCTCGAGCGCTACATCGGCGCCAAGATCCAGGACAGGATCGCCGAAGTCAGTTGCCCCGAGGAGCGGTGCGGCGGCGTGCTGGACCCGGAGCTCTGCCAGGGCATGCTCCCGCGGGAGGTCTTCGAGCGGTGGGGCGCCGCGCTGTGCGAGTTCATGGTGCTGGGGGCCAAGAGGGCCTACTGCCCCTACGAGGACTGCTCGGCGATGATGCTGgtggacgacgacggcgacgtcCGCGACGTCGCGGAGTCGGAGTGCCTGAGCTGCAGGCGGCTCTTCTGCGCTCGGTGCGTTGTGGCGCCGTGGCACGCCGGCGTGACCTGCGACGAGTACGATAGGTTCGGGAAGGTGGACAGTTGCAGGGAGGACATGatgctgctggagatggccaaGGGGAAGAAGTGGAAGCGGTGCCCCAGGTGCGATTTCTTCGTGGAGAAAGATCAGGGCTGCCTACACATTACATGCAG GTGTGGCTTCGAGTTTTGCTACGGATGTGGCCAGAAGTGGGGGGTCACTCATTCTAGTTGCAGCACAGCGTGA